In the Nakamurella alba genome, one interval contains:
- a CDS encoding alpha/beta fold hydrolase, whose product MASRWAEVVRARPDAVALSCCRDRRTFAETDRTARAIAAMLTRPDELAEGSALRRAIGAAGPVTAPVAVLAEQGTSALTVALGVLLSGHPVVLLDPMLPADRWSDIVHRAGARLVLAEPDRRAGLGTADGTVAVADLDELLGAARHAETLGLGAELLDDVQLPPGDRFLVFTSGSSGTPKGVRYGDRILLNEAVGGRIALGLCPDDTVALVLPAAFAAGLAVWWMALLNGAGLVIGDPRLVGAPEVAHLLGARGISTLHVTPSLLRSLLSVLPESAGLPGVRLVTTCGEAVHGRDVEALRLHLDADADYISWSGSSETGHLAFHRIGPADPIPSGIVPVGTPAPNKTVRLLDAEGRPVPDGATGVVHLDSGYLAEGYCEEPESSPFGAWADGVRRYRMGDLARFDEHGVLHLLGRGDAAVKIRGYLVEPAEVEAVIAGLPEIGEAVVRAETGDAGRTRLVAWVSPAARTRTLSATALRRRLREKLPEWMVPQTVVLLPELPRNERGKVDRKGLTVPAHRADGTSPRGSWETVIADIWCEILDVEAVHREDDFMELGGDSLHVEEMLTRVGERLSCTLVASDLAGAPTLADFAARVGQLGERVPSGSTVTLRGTGTRPPLFCFAGAGASAITFLPLATELGADQPVHCFQPHGLETRGMPDWTVRRAARRHLAALLRIQPEGPYHLVGHSLGGLIALETAHLLAARGQQVASLVLLDTYLPETIARRYRELGSLPAPDPGTTAESTKRALWRARRLVLMAGIVRLPPEDHHLAMTEQGLRVARVHRPRPWRGPVLVVRSTQNTDEPSWWGGILAGDTEFRTIRTDHVSLVRAPHVATLAEWITTAMDGAGVPAR is encoded by the coding sequence GTGGCCTCCCGCTGGGCCGAGGTGGTCCGCGCCCGGCCGGACGCGGTCGCGCTGTCCTGCTGCCGGGACCGCCGCACGTTCGCCGAGACCGACCGGACCGCACGGGCGATCGCCGCGATGCTGACCCGGCCGGACGAGCTCGCCGAGGGTTCGGCCCTGCGGCGCGCGATCGGTGCGGCCGGTCCGGTGACGGCGCCGGTCGCCGTGCTTGCCGAGCAGGGCACGTCCGCGCTGACGGTGGCGCTGGGCGTGCTGCTCTCCGGCCACCCGGTGGTGCTGCTGGACCCGATGCTGCCCGCCGACCGCTGGTCGGACATCGTGCACCGGGCCGGCGCCCGGCTGGTGCTGGCCGAGCCGGACCGGCGGGCCGGTCTCGGTACCGCCGACGGCACGGTCGCGGTCGCGGACCTGGACGAACTGCTCGGCGCGGCGCGGCACGCGGAGACCCTGGGCCTGGGTGCGGAGTTGCTCGACGACGTGCAGCTCCCGCCGGGTGACCGCTTCCTGGTGTTCACCTCCGGCTCCTCCGGGACCCCGAAGGGCGTGCGGTACGGAGACCGCATCCTGCTGAACGAGGCGGTCGGCGGGCGGATCGCGCTCGGGCTCTGCCCGGACGACACGGTGGCCCTGGTGCTTCCGGCCGCCTTCGCGGCCGGGCTCGCGGTGTGGTGGATGGCGCTGCTCAACGGCGCCGGCCTGGTGATCGGCGACCCGCGGCTGGTCGGTGCCCCCGAGGTGGCCCACCTGCTCGGGGCCCGCGGGATCAGCACACTGCACGTGACGCCGTCGCTGCTGCGGTCGCTGCTGTCCGTGCTCCCGGAGTCGGCCGGCCTGCCCGGGGTCCGGCTGGTCACCACCTGCGGCGAGGCGGTGCACGGTCGGGACGTCGAGGCATTGCGCCTGCACCTGGACGCCGACGCCGACTACATCTCCTGGTCCGGTTCGTCGGAGACCGGTCACCTCGCCTTCCACCGGATCGGCCCGGCCGACCCGATCCCGTCCGGGATCGTCCCGGTGGGCACGCCGGCGCCGAACAAGACGGTGCGGCTGCTGGATGCGGAGGGGCGGCCGGTGCCGGACGGGGCGACCGGCGTCGTGCACCTGGACAGCGGGTACCTGGCCGAGGGCTACTGCGAGGAGCCGGAGTCCTCGCCGTTCGGCGCCTGGGCGGACGGTGTGCGCCGGTACCGGATGGGGGATCTCGCCCGGTTCGACGAGCACGGGGTGTTGCACCTGCTCGGCCGCGGCGACGCCGCGGTGAAGATCCGCGGGTATCTGGTGGAGCCGGCCGAGGTGGAGGCGGTAATCGCCGGACTGCCGGAGATCGGCGAGGCCGTCGTGCGCGCCGAGACCGGTGACGCCGGCCGTACCCGGCTGGTCGCCTGGGTGAGCCCGGCCGCCCGCACCCGCACCCTGTCCGCCACCGCGCTGCGCCGGCGGCTGCGGGAGAAGCTGCCGGAGTGGATGGTCCCCCAGACCGTCGTGCTGCTGCCGGAGTTGCCGCGCAACGAGCGCGGCAAGGTCGACCGGAAAGGCCTGACGGTGCCGGCGCACCGGGCAGACGGCACCTCCCCGCGCGGGTCGTGGGAGACGGTGATCGCCGACATCTGGTGCGAGATCCTGGATGTCGAGGCGGTCCACCGCGAGGACGACTTCATGGAGCTCGGCGGCGACTCGCTCCACGTCGAGGAGATGCTGACCCGGGTCGGCGAGCGGCTGTCCTGCACCCTGGTCGCCTCCGATCTCGCCGGGGCACCCACGCTCGCCGATTTCGCCGCGAGGGTGGGACAGCTCGGCGAGCGGGTGCCGAGCGGATCGACGGTGACCCTGCGCGGCACCGGCACCCGCCCACCGCTGTTCTGCTTCGCAGGCGCGGGCGCCTCGGCGATCACCTTCCTGCCACTGGCCACCGAGCTCGGTGCCGACCAGCCCGTGCACTGCTTCCAGCCGCACGGCCTGGAGACACGCGGCATGCCGGACTGGACCGTCCGGCGGGCCGCCCGCCGGCACCTCGCGGCGCTGCTCCGGATCCAGCCGGAGGGGCCGTACCACCTGGTCGGCCACTCGCTGGGCGGACTGATCGCGCTGGAGACGGCCCACCTGCTGGCCGCCCGCGGGCAGCAGGTGGCGAGCCTGGTGCTGCTGGACACCTACCTCCCGGAGACGATCGCCCGCCGGTACCGGGAGCTGGGCAGCCTGCCGGCACCGGACCCCGGTACCACCGCGGAGTCGACGAAGCGGGCGCTGTGGCGGGCCCGCCGGCTGGTGCTGATGGCCGGCATCGTGCGGCTCCCGCCGGAGGACCACCACCTGGCGATGACCGAACAGGGTCTGCGGGTCGCCCGGGTGCACCGCCCCCGGCCGTGGCGCGGACCGGTGCTGGTGGTGCGGTCGACCCAGAACACCGACGAACCCTCCTGGTGGGGCGGCATTCTCGCCGGTGACACCGAGTTCCGCACGATCCGGACCGATCACGTCTCGCTGGTCCGGGCACCGCACGTGGCCACCCTGGCCGAATGGATCACCACGGCGATGGACGGGGCCGGGGTGCCGGCGCGGTGA
- a CDS encoding glycosyltransferase family 2 protein produces MTPAGPPISLVVVTRGDEQLLRTVLPAALDAGVDTDRDEILVVIDGPGAPGAAALAAGIHPVVRVLVLPENRGAALARLAGVGAAKHGTVLLIDDDVRLTPGAVQVHRDFHQRSAGGPVLLVGAMPVAAPAHGDADTLPVRVYAESYRRTVQTWIAAPATLAESLWTGHLSARRQDILAAESVAPTVRLDYFEDLDLGLRLSLLGVRMHYSPAARADHLHRKDLAGFFREARSRGTSLARLSRRWPMLHGLQAAPSGQEVLRTFTGAVLRRRWAERMLAGLVRAAGMLGRGMQERVALLSRHLLERAWYDQERLADHPEQVQGHLATVTESATMTAPQRFQAGA; encoded by the coding sequence GTGACTCCTGCCGGACCACCGATCTCCCTGGTCGTGGTGACCCGCGGGGACGAACAGCTGTTGCGGACGGTGCTGCCGGCCGCGCTGGACGCCGGTGTCGACACCGACCGGGACGAGATCCTCGTGGTCATCGACGGTCCCGGCGCACCGGGTGCGGCCGCGCTGGCCGCCGGCATCCACCCCGTGGTGCGGGTCCTGGTGCTGCCGGAGAACCGCGGTGCCGCGCTGGCCCGGTTAGCCGGCGTGGGTGCGGCGAAGCACGGCACCGTCCTGCTGATCGACGACGACGTGCGGCTGACCCCCGGCGCGGTGCAGGTGCACCGGGACTTCCACCAGCGGTCGGCCGGCGGACCGGTGCTGCTGGTCGGTGCGATGCCGGTGGCGGCCCCGGCGCACGGCGACGCGGACACGCTGCCGGTCCGGGTGTACGCCGAGTCCTACCGACGCACGGTGCAGACCTGGATCGCCGCTCCGGCCACGCTCGCGGAATCGCTGTGGACCGGCCATCTCTCGGCGCGGCGGCAGGACATCCTGGCCGCCGAGTCGGTGGCGCCGACGGTGCGGCTGGACTACTTCGAGGACCTCGACCTGGGGCTCCGGCTGTCCCTGCTCGGCGTGCGGATGCACTACTCGCCGGCGGCCCGGGCGGATCACCTGCACCGCAAGGACCTCGCCGGCTTCTTCCGCGAGGCACGTTCCCGTGGGACCAGTCTCGCCCGGCTGTCCCGGCGCTGGCCGATGCTGCACGGACTGCAGGCGGCGCCGTCCGGCCAGGAGGTGCTGCGGACGTTCACAGGTGCGGTGCTGCGCCGGCGGTGGGCGGAGCGGATGCTGGCCGGTCTGGTGCGGGCGGCCGGGATGCTCGGACGCGGGATGCAGGAGCGGGTCGCGCTGCTGTCCCGGCACCTGCTGGAGCGCGCCTGGTACGACCAGGAGCGGCTGGCCGATCACCCGGAACAGGTCCAGGGCCACCTCGCCACCGTGACGGAGTCGGCGACAATGACGGCGCCGCAGCGGTTTCAGGCCGGGGCGTAG